A single Tenacibaculum sp. 190524A02b DNA region contains:
- the rpsF gene encoding 30S ribosomal protein S6 — protein sequence MNRYETVFILNPVLSEGQIKETVQKFEDYLTSKGAEMTHKENWGLKKLAYPIEKKKSGFYHLLEFKASGDVIAPFELEFRRDDSIMRYLTVKLDKHAAAWADKRKDRVKSKSAKK from the coding sequence ATGAACCGTTACGAGACTGTTTTCATTTTGAATCCCGTTTTATCTGAAGGTCAGATAAAGGAAACAGTGCAAAAGTTTGAAGACTATTTGACTTCAAAGGGTGCAGAAATGACTCACAAAGAAAATTGGGGCTTAAAGAAATTAGCTTACCCAATTGAAAAGAAAAAAAGTGGATTTTACCACTTGTTAGAATTTAAAGCTTCAGGAGATGTTATTGCTCCGTTTGAATTAGAGTTCAGACGTGATGATAGCATTATGCGTTATTTAACTGTAAAGTTAGATAAGCATGCCGCAGCTTGGGCTGACAAGAGAAAAGATCGTGTTAAATCTAAATCTGCAAAAAAATAA
- a CDS encoding YgiQ family radical SAM protein: MRIRRLSDWLPTTNKEVKLRGWDELDVILFSGDAYVDHPAFGPAVIGRILESYGLRVAIVPQPSVHDNLQDFTKLGTPRLFFGITAGCMDSMVSNYTASKKRRDKDAYTPNGDKGFRPDYATTVYTKILKEKFPDVPVLIGGIEASLRRVTHYDYWSNQLMPSILESSGADMLVYGMGEQPLREVVELLQKGVPFSSLKTIKQTAVLLEEGEKVPKNKNWEDVEIASHEVCLKDKKAYASNFKVIEQESNKLYARRIFQKVKAKKLMINPPYPTMTEKEIDGSFDLPYTRMPHPKYNKRGPIPAYEMIKFSVNIHRGCFGGCSFCTISAHQGKFIASRSQESVLKEVDELTKMDDFKGYLSDIGGPSANMYQMKGKVQSICDKCVAPSCISPVICSNLDTSHKPLTDLYKAVDKHPKVKKSFIGSGIRHDMLVPEFNKNADPKELDAYTEEVMTNHVSGRLKVAPEHTSDPVLKLMRKPSFTYFHKFKDRFDRINKKRKLNLQLIPYFISSHPACEPEDMANLAAETKDMGFQLEQVQDFTPTPMTVATVIYYSGYHPYTLKEVKTPKTKQEKLDQHKFFFWYKKENRKWIKDTLTKVGRNDLLNKLLPSDSSWRKNKPQKTKNTFDDAVTFKPKSRKSRNNKTKGGFKKKRR, encoded by the coding sequence ATGAGGATTAGACGACTTTCAGATTGGTTACCTACTACAAACAAGGAGGTAAAATTAAGAGGATGGGATGAATTAGATGTAATTCTATTCAGTGGTGATGCCTATGTAGACCATCCAGCATTTGGTCCAGCGGTAATTGGACGTATATTAGAAAGTTACGGATTACGAGTAGCTATTGTACCACAACCTAGTGTACATGATAACTTACAAGACTTTACCAAACTAGGAACACCACGTTTATTCTTTGGAATAACCGCAGGTTGTATGGACTCTATGGTAAGTAACTATACCGCCAGTAAAAAAAGAAGAGATAAAGACGCCTATACACCTAACGGAGATAAAGGTTTCAGACCAGATTATGCAACAACTGTATATACCAAGATTTTAAAAGAAAAATTTCCAGACGTACCTGTTTTAATAGGAGGGATAGAAGCTTCATTACGTAGAGTAACTCATTATGATTATTGGTCTAATCAATTAATGCCTTCTATACTAGAAAGTTCAGGAGCGGATATGTTGGTCTATGGAATGGGAGAGCAACCTTTAAGAGAAGTAGTAGAATTACTACAAAAAGGTGTACCATTTTCAAGCCTAAAAACCATCAAGCAAACCGCTGTTTTATTAGAAGAAGGTGAGAAAGTACCTAAGAATAAAAATTGGGAAGATGTAGAAATTGCTTCACATGAAGTTTGTTTAAAAGATAAAAAAGCATATGCATCTAACTTCAAAGTTATAGAGCAAGAATCAAATAAATTATACGCACGTAGAATATTTCAAAAGGTAAAAGCAAAAAAGTTAATGATTAATCCGCCATACCCAACCATGACGGAAAAAGAAATCGACGGCTCTTTTGACTTGCCTTACACAAGAATGCCGCACCCAAAGTATAACAAACGCGGACCAATACCAGCGTATGAAATGATAAAGTTCTCAGTGAATATTCACAGAGGATGTTTTGGAGGATGTAGTTTTTGTACTATTTCAGCTCACCAAGGAAAGTTTATTGCCAGTAGAAGTCAAGAATCTGTATTAAAAGAAGTAGATGAGTTGACTAAGATGGACGACTTTAAAGGGTATTTATCTGATATTGGAGGACCATCGGCTAATATGTATCAAATGAAAGGAAAGGTTCAGTCCATTTGTGATAAATGTGTTGCACCTTCTTGTATATCACCAGTAATTTGTAGTAATTTAGATACCTCACACAAACCATTAACCGATTTATACAAGGCGGTAGATAAACATCCAAAAGTAAAAAAATCCTTTATAGGAAGTGGAATAAGGCACGATATGTTAGTGCCAGAATTCAACAAAAATGCCGATCCTAAAGAACTAGATGCTTATACAGAAGAAGTGATGACTAATCATGTATCTGGACGATTAAAAGTAGCACCAGAGCATACTTCTGATCCAGTGTTGAAGTTAATGAGGAAACCGTCGTTTACGTATTTCCATAAGTTTAAAGATAGGTTTGATCGTATTAATAAAAAGAGAAAGTTAAATCTACAGTTAATACCATACTTTATATCTAGTCATCCTGCTTGTGAGCCAGAAGATATGGCAAACCTAGCTGCGGAAACTAAAGATATGGGATTCCAGTTAGAACAAGTACAAGACTTTACACCAACACCTATGACGGTGGCAACGGTAATTTATTATAGTGGTTATCATCCATATACGTTAAAAGAGGTAAAAACACCAAAAACAAAACAAGAAAAGTTAGATCAACACAAGTTTTTCTTCTGGTATAAAAAAGAAAATAGAAAGTGGATTAAAGACACCTTAACAAAAGTAGGGCGTAATGATTTACTGAATAAGTTATTACCCTCGGATAGCTCATGGAGAAAGAATAAACCTCAGAAAACAAAAAATACTTTTGATGATGCGGTTACCTTTAAACCCAAATCTAGAAAGTCTAGAAATAATAAAACTAAGGGAGGTTTTAAGAAAAAAAGAAGATAA
- a CDS encoding CusA/CzcA family heavy metal efflux RND transporter: MLDNIIKQSIKNKLLVGVFIAALIGWGIYSLQQLPIDAVPDITNNQVQIITSAPSQSAQDIERLVTFPIEITMSSIPNIEEVRSFSRFGLSVVTVVFKDNVDIYWARQQISERLTEAKNQIPIGIGTPEMAPVTTGLGEIYQYTLYAKKGYEEQYPPMELRSIQDWIVRRQLLGLNGVADVSSFGGFLKQYEVAIQPERLQSLKINITEVFEALAKNNQNTGGAYIDKNPKAYFIRSEGLIKTKEDIRNIVIKNTTNGTPILVKDIGEVRFGHAVRYGAMTRNGEGEVVGAIVMMLKGANSSKVIKNVKKRIAQIEKSLPEGVAIRPFLDRTKLVNKAIKTVTTNLIEGALIVIFILVLLLGNLRAGLIVASVIPLAMLFAISLMNVFGVSGNLMSLGAIDFGIIVDGSVIIVEATLHYLGLKASGTQLTQEQMDEEVYQSASKIRTSAAFGEIIILIVYLPILALVGIEGKMFKPMAITVSFAILGAFLLSLTYVPMMSALFLNKKIKHEHTFSDKVIEGIQKIYAPTLDFVLKYKLKVVGASVLFFIASIFIFTKMGSEFIPSLDEGDLAVQTVVSTGSSLSYSVDVSNKASKLLIERFPDEVEQIVSRIGSSEIPTDPMPIEATDMIIILKNKNEWVKADNKNELTHKMEHLLQDNMLGVSFGFQQPIQMRFNELMTGARQDVVLKVYGEDLDKLVGYANQLSLIIPEVEGAKDLYVEKITGLKQIVIKYNRSQLAYYGLNISEVNMAINAAFAGQSAGLVYEGEKQFDLVVRLAKRNRESIEDLRKLYITTSKGVQVPLVNLAEVKFETGPNQIQRDDAKRRITVGFNIRERDVASIVTELKQKINKKIKFDPGYYVTYGGTFKNLEEAKERLSIAVPVALLLIFILLYITFKSVKQSVLIFTAIPMSAIGGIVALWLRGMPFSISAGIGFIALFGVAVLNGIVLIAEFNRLRKEGMSDLIAIIKKGTNVRLRPVIMTAAVASLGFLPMALSTSAGAEVQKPLATVVIGGLISATILTLLILPVLYALLEPIKFKNIKSTKHLMFLFLLISVGMGQAQEVPRKMSEEQVINLSLQKSVLFKKAKLNIEKNKAEIGKSIELAPLNFQYQKVGISQGIEETEWSINQNFGSILTHIEKRKAAKIKNQLANASIRMSKKETIRNVSNLYQEWNYLYGLLSLMNEQQENTIKTNKIAKELYKTGEIGGLESDVTTLQVLGVQSQKTKVYKEFIEVENKLKQLLQINYAIEPTLKFTKKKSIPKFQAILSEAFSSLLESKKKITEQNVAVAKSIYFPELKAGLVNRKTGISNSFNGFNVGVTLPISFWSNSAKIKQQKLIQEEVVYENQATSIALKNHLKSLKDQLKYLDNELLNIQETVSVANKFIIKLQLAYKLGEIDAFQYTQSFNAYFQVMQNYLSLINNYNQTVIAYEFYTKD, from the coding sequence ATGTTAGATAACATTATAAAACAATCAATAAAAAACAAATTGCTTGTAGGGGTGTTTATAGCAGCTTTAATAGGTTGGGGTATATACTCATTACAACAATTACCTATAGATGCTGTTCCAGATATAACTAATAATCAGGTACAAATAATTACATCAGCACCTTCACAATCCGCTCAAGATATAGAACGTTTAGTAACGTTTCCAATAGAAATAACAATGTCAAGTATTCCAAATATAGAAGAAGTACGCTCTTTTTCAAGGTTTGGATTAAGTGTAGTAACAGTAGTATTTAAAGACAACGTAGATATTTACTGGGCTAGGCAGCAAATAAGTGAGCGATTAACCGAAGCTAAGAACCAAATACCTATAGGAATAGGTACACCAGAAATGGCACCAGTAACAACAGGATTGGGAGAGATTTATCAATATACATTATATGCTAAAAAAGGCTATGAAGAGCAATACCCGCCAATGGAGTTAAGATCAATACAAGATTGGATTGTAAGACGTCAATTACTAGGTTTAAATGGAGTAGCAGATGTAAGTAGTTTTGGAGGATTTTTAAAACAATATGAAGTTGCTATACAACCAGAAAGATTGCAAAGCTTAAAAATAAACATTACTGAAGTTTTTGAAGCATTAGCAAAAAACAATCAGAATACAGGAGGTGCTTATATAGATAAGAACCCCAAAGCATATTTTATAAGGAGTGAAGGCTTAATAAAAACAAAAGAAGATATCCGTAACATTGTTATAAAAAACACTACAAACGGAACACCTATTTTAGTAAAAGATATAGGAGAAGTAAGATTTGGTCATGCTGTACGCTATGGAGCAATGACAAGAAATGGAGAAGGAGAAGTAGTTGGTGCTATTGTAATGATGTTAAAAGGAGCAAACTCTTCAAAAGTTATAAAAAATGTAAAGAAAAGAATAGCTCAAATAGAAAAAAGTTTACCAGAAGGAGTAGCAATTCGTCCATTCTTAGATAGAACGAAGTTAGTGAACAAAGCAATAAAAACAGTAACAACAAACTTAATAGAAGGAGCTTTAATTGTAATTTTTATACTCGTTTTATTATTAGGAAACTTAAGAGCAGGTCTTATAGTAGCGTCTGTAATCCCTTTAGCAATGCTCTTTGCCATAAGTTTAATGAATGTATTTGGAGTATCAGGAAACTTAATGAGTTTAGGGGCTATAGATTTTGGGATTATTGTAGATGGTTCCGTAATTATTGTAGAAGCAACCTTACACTATTTAGGCTTAAAAGCATCAGGAACTCAACTAACACAAGAACAAATGGATGAAGAAGTGTATCAATCTGCATCTAAAATTAGAACCAGTGCAGCTTTTGGAGAAATCATTATCCTAATAGTATACTTACCAATCTTAGCACTAGTAGGAATAGAAGGAAAAATGTTTAAACCTATGGCAATAACAGTAAGTTTTGCTATTCTAGGAGCATTCTTATTATCACTCACTTATGTACCAATGATGAGTGCTTTGTTTTTAAATAAAAAAATAAAACATGAACACACTTTTTCTGATAAAGTCATTGAAGGAATACAAAAAATATATGCACCAACCTTAGATTTTGTATTAAAATACAAATTAAAAGTAGTGGGTGCTTCAGTATTATTTTTTATTGCAAGTATTTTCATATTCACTAAAATGGGATCAGAGTTTATTCCATCCCTAGATGAAGGAGATTTAGCAGTACAAACGGTAGTTTCTACAGGAAGCTCATTGTCTTATTCAGTTGATGTTTCCAATAAAGCATCTAAATTATTAATAGAAAGATTTCCGGATGAAGTTGAACAAATAGTAAGTAGAATTGGCTCCTCAGAGATTCCAACAGATCCAATGCCTATTGAGGCCACTGATATGATTATCATATTAAAAAATAAAAATGAATGGGTGAAAGCTGATAATAAAAATGAGTTGACACATAAAATGGAACATTTATTACAAGATAATATGTTAGGAGTGTCTTTTGGTTTTCAACAACCAATTCAAATGCGATTTAATGAGTTAATGACGGGAGCAAGGCAAGATGTAGTATTAAAAGTATATGGAGAAGACCTTGATAAATTAGTCGGTTATGCTAATCAATTAAGTCTGATAATACCAGAGGTAGAAGGAGCAAAAGATTTGTACGTTGAAAAAATAACAGGATTAAAACAAATTGTAATTAAATATAATCGAAGTCAGTTAGCCTATTACGGATTAAATATTTCAGAGGTAAATATGGCAATAAACGCAGCTTTTGCAGGGCAAAGCGCAGGTTTGGTATATGAAGGTGAAAAACAATTTGATTTGGTAGTTAGGTTGGCTAAAAGGAATAGAGAAAGTATTGAAGACCTTCGTAAACTATACATTACAACATCTAAAGGGGTACAGGTGCCTTTAGTAAATTTAGCGGAGGTAAAATTTGAAACAGGACCTAACCAAATTCAAAGAGATGATGCAAAAAGGAGAATAACAGTAGGTTTCAATATAAGAGAAAGAGATGTAGCTAGTATTGTTACAGAATTAAAACAGAAAATAAATAAAAAAATAAAGTTTGATCCTGGGTATTATGTAACTTATGGAGGGACTTTTAAAAATTTAGAAGAGGCAAAGGAACGTTTATCTATAGCGGTACCAGTAGCTTTATTGTTAATATTCATCCTACTATATATAACATTCAAATCCGTAAAACAAAGTGTATTAATTTTTACAGCTATTCCTATGTCGGCTATTGGAGGAATAGTAGCTTTATGGTTAAGAGGCATGCCGTTTTCAATATCAGCAGGAATAGGGTTTATAGCCTTATTTGGTGTAGCGGTATTAAACGGTATAGTTCTAATAGCTGAGTTTAACAGATTACGGAAAGAAGGAATGTCTGATTTAATTGCTATAATAAAAAAAGGAACCAATGTAAGGTTACGTCCAGTAATAATGACAGCAGCAGTAGCTTCTCTAGGTTTTTTGCCAATGGCATTGTCAACATCCGCAGGTGCTGAGGTACAAAAACCTTTGGCAACTGTAGTTATTGGAGGTTTAATTTCTGCAACTATATTAACGTTATTAATTTTACCTGTTTTGTACGCGTTATTAGAACCTATAAAATTTAAGAACATTAAGAGTACAAAACATTTAATGTTTTTATTTTTATTAATAAGTGTTGGTATGGGGCAAGCTCAAGAAGTACCTCGTAAAATGTCGGAAGAACAAGTAATAAATCTATCATTGCAAAAATCTGTTCTTTTCAAAAAAGCAAAATTGAATATAGAAAAAAACAAGGCAGAAATAGGAAAATCTATTGAGTTAGCTCCATTAAATTTTCAATATCAAAAAGTAGGGATTTCACAAGGAATAGAAGAAACAGAGTGGAGTATTAATCAGAATTTTGGTTCAATACTTACACATATAGAAAAACGAAAAGCAGCAAAAATTAAGAATCAATTAGCAAATGCTTCTATTCGTATGTCTAAAAAAGAAACCATTAGAAATGTTTCAAATTTGTATCAGGAATGGAATTATTTGTATGGTTTGTTAAGTCTGATGAATGAACAACAAGAAAACACTATTAAAACAAATAAAATAGCAAAAGAATTATACAAAACAGGTGAAATTGGAGGTTTAGAAAGTGATGTAACAACATTGCAGGTTTTAGGTGTACAATCTCAAAAAACTAAAGTTTATAAAGAGTTTATAGAGGTAGAGAATAAATTAAAACAATTACTTCAAATAAATTATGCAATTGAACCAACTTTAAAGTTTACAAAAAAGAAAAGTATTCCTAAGTTTCAAGCTATACTTTCTGAGGCGTTTTCAAGTTTATTAGAAAGTAAAAAAAAAATAACTGAACAAAACGTAGCCGTAGCTAAATCAATTTATTTTCCAGAGTTAAAAGCAGGACTTGTAAATAGAAAAACAGGAATATCCAATAGTTTTAATGGTTTTAATGTAGGGGTTACTTTACCTATTTCTTTTTGGTCTAATAGCGCTAAAATTAAACAACAAAAATTAATTCAAGAAGAGGTCGTTTACGAAAATCAAGCTACAAGTATTGCTTTAAAAAATCATTTGAAAAGTTTAAAGGATCAATTAAAATACCTTGATAATGAACTTTTGAATATACAAGAAACTGTATCGGTGGCTAATAAGTTCATAATTAAATTGCAACTAGCTTATAAGTTAGGAGAAATAGATGCTTTTCAATATACTCAAAGCTTCAATGCTTATTTTCAAGTAATGCAAAACTATTTGTCATTAATTAATAATTATAATCAAACCGTAATAGCATACGAGTTTTATACAAAAGACTAA
- a CDS encoding sterol desaturase family protein: protein MQVPDLPNLIHYAIPFFIITVIIEVILTVKVKMDDYEYKDAITSISMGLGNVFIGLFTKGITFTFFLFLYQFKLFTIPFEWWAWLILVFAEDFIYYWNHRIAHESRLFWASHVVHHSSKKYNLATALRQTWSGSFYTFIFWAPLAFLGFHPIMILMQMSISLLYQYWIHTELIDKLPKWFEAIFNTPSHHRVHHATNPQYLDRNHAGIFIIWDKLFGTFEPEKEKPIYGLVKNIDTYNPIKVAFHEWIAMFSDFFSTKTNLFNRFKYLIKPPGWKHDGSGKLSSDLRKEWIQTKKESL from the coding sequence ATGCAAGTACCTGACTTACCTAACCTTATACATTATGCAATTCCTTTTTTTATAATTACTGTTATTATTGAAGTAATTTTAACTGTAAAGGTTAAAATGGATGATTATGAATATAAAGATGCTATAACCTCTATTAGCATGGGCTTAGGGAATGTTTTTATAGGGCTTTTTACTAAGGGAATTACTTTTACTTTCTTTTTGTTTTTATATCAATTTAAACTTTTTACCATTCCTTTTGAATGGTGGGCTTGGTTGATTTTAGTATTTGCGGAAGATTTTATTTATTATTGGAATCACAGAATTGCACATGAAAGTAGGTTGTTTTGGGCTAGCCATGTGGTACACCACTCTTCTAAAAAATATAATTTAGCAACTGCCCTACGTCAAACTTGGTCTGGTAGTTTTTATACTTTTATTTTTTGGGCTCCTCTAGCTTTTTTAGGCTTCCATCCTATTATGATTTTAATGCAAATGAGTATTAGTTTATTATATCAGTACTGGATTCATACTGAATTAATTGATAAATTGCCTAAATGGTTTGAGGCTATTTTTAATACGCCTAGTCATCATAGAGTACATCATGCTACTAATCCACAATACTTAGATAGGAATCATGCGGGTATTTTTATTATTTGGGACAAACTATTTGGTACCTTTGAACCAGAAAAAGAAAAACCTATTTATGGTCTCGTTAAAAATATAGATACTTACAACCCAATTAAAGTAGCTTTTCATGAATGGATAGCGATGTTTTCTGATTTCTTCTCCACAAAAACAAACCTCTTTAATCGCTTTAAATATTTGATAAAACCTCCAGGATGGAAACATGATGGTTCTGGAAAATTATCATCTGACTTACGAAAAGAATGGATACAAACTAAAAAAGAGAGTCTGTAA
- a CDS encoding prohibitin family protein, translated as MSRNQIGINFPKGGALLIPVVVVLLIFIAKSTETIGPGEAGVLFERFGDGINTEKTYGEGFHVVAPWNEMIVQKVRQQSISDQMNVLSVNGLEVRVDGTVWFKPEYKNLGNLIKTKGTNYISDILDPAINAAARSVVGRYTPEQLYSSKRDVIEQEILEEAQEELKNQYIVVERVLVEDVQLPNTIRDAIERKLKQEQESLEYQFRIEKAQKEAERQRIEAKGKADANKILSASLTDKILQDKGIEATNKLAESSNSKVVIIGSGKSGMPIILGNQ; from the coding sequence ATGTCAAGAAATCAAATAGGGATAAACTTCCCAAAAGGAGGAGCATTATTAATACCAGTAGTGGTGGTGTTATTAATATTCATAGCTAAATCAACAGAAACCATTGGGCCAGGTGAGGCTGGAGTATTGTTTGAGCGTTTTGGCGATGGGATTAATACAGAAAAAACATACGGAGAAGGGTTTCATGTGGTGGCACCATGGAATGAAATGATTGTACAAAAAGTACGTCAACAATCTATTTCAGATCAAATGAATGTACTTTCCGTTAATGGACTTGAAGTCAGAGTTGATGGAACAGTATGGTTTAAACCTGAATATAAAAATTTAGGAAACTTAATTAAAACTAAAGGGACTAATTATATTTCAGATATTTTAGATCCAGCCATTAATGCAGCAGCAAGAAGTGTAGTTGGTCGTTACACACCAGAACAACTATATTCAAGTAAAAGAGATGTAATTGAACAAGAAATTTTAGAAGAAGCTCAAGAAGAATTAAAGAATCAATATATTGTAGTGGAAAGAGTGTTAGTTGAAGATGTGCAATTACCAAATACAATTAGAGATGCCATTGAGAGAAAACTAAAACAAGAACAAGAGTCTTTAGAATATCAGTTTAGAATAGAAAAAGCCCAAAAAGAAGCAGAACGTCAAAGAATAGAAGCGAAAGGTAAGGCAGATGCGAATAAGATTTTAAGTGCGTCATTAACTGATAAAATATTACAAGATAAAGGTATTGAAGCTACCAATAAATTAGCAGAATCTAGCAATAGCAAAGTAGTTATTATTGGATCAGGTAAAAGTGGAATGCCAATTATTTTAGGAAATCAATAA
- a CDS encoding cation diffusion facilitator family transporter: protein MGHHHKHCQHHNTTKNLATAFFLNLGFTIIEFIGGFFTNSLAIMSDALHDLGDSLSLGLAWYFEKKSSKNPTKKYSFGFKRLSILGALINSVVLIIGSVFIITEAMPRLTNPQLTNAKGMMWLAILGIVVNGVAVLKLKGGSSINEKVVSLHLLEDVLGWAAVLIASIIMQFWEIPILDPILSVLIAVFILVNVYRNIKESIQIILQGAPEGISIKEIEEELIKTEGINSVHDTRIWTMDGEYHVFTIHLVLEDNKNIEELHPLKKQLKNKLNTLFQLEHITLEFEYLDEECPYKNNN from the coding sequence ATGGGGCATCATCACAAACATTGTCAGCATCACAATACTACAAAAAATTTAGCAACTGCATTTTTTCTAAATTTAGGTTTCACAATCATCGAATTTATTGGTGGTTTTTTTACTAACAGCTTGGCTATCATGTCAGATGCTTTGCATGATCTAGGTGATAGTTTAAGCTTAGGTTTGGCTTGGTATTTTGAAAAAAAATCATCTAAAAATCCAACTAAAAAATATTCGTTTGGATTTAAAAGGTTATCCATATTAGGAGCTCTAATTAACTCGGTTGTGCTTATTATAGGATCAGTCTTTATTATTACAGAAGCAATGCCTAGACTTACAAATCCCCAATTGACAAATGCTAAAGGAATGATGTGGTTGGCAATTTTAGGAATAGTAGTTAACGGAGTAGCTGTTTTAAAATTAAAAGGAGGATCTAGTATTAATGAAAAAGTTGTTTCTCTACATTTATTAGAAGATGTTTTAGGTTGGGCTGCGGTTTTAATCGCTAGTATTATTATGCAATTCTGGGAAATACCAATTTTAGACCCAATTTTATCAGTGCTTATTGCAGTATTTATATTGGTTAATGTATATAGAAATATAAAAGAGAGCATCCAAATTATACTGCAAGGAGCTCCAGAGGGAATATCAATAAAAGAAATCGAGGAAGAATTAATAAAAACTGAGGGAATTAATAGCGTACATGATACTAGAATATGGACTATGGATGGAGAATATCATGTTTTTACGATACACTTAGTTTTAGAGGATAACAAAAATATAGAAGAGCTTCACCCCCTTAAAAAACAATTAAAGAACAAATTGAACACATTGTTTCAGTTGGAGCATATAACTTTAGAGTTTGAGTATTTAGATGAAGAGTGTCCTTATAAGAACAATAATTAG
- a CDS encoding efflux RND transporter periplasmic adaptor subunit, which produces MKKYITIIIATFLTSCGLKNDHSNHDHREDIVKQKSIHKESKDNNHKEVKISLKKEQLASAEIKVGKLEKKKIRRRIEVTGTIEAPPQNKATIYAPMEAFVYQTDLLPGDEVKKGQTVAILQHPNFIKLQYSYLEAVNNRNVAKADYERKKLLLEKDITSKKSYLASEGTYKSLQNLVDSYASQLKMASIMPRTVIERGIQEYIHIKSPIEGYVVENNLNKGKFLAANSEMMEIIDNDHIHAELNVFGTDIAKIKKGDDFVFKPSGLDIEYDGYIKLISQKVNESTKTVNVHGHFEDPEHKLKSGMFINAEIFLEGKEVYAVPEEAIISNDGTNFVFVTNKELEFEPMEVVLGKADNGFVEIVSIKDSNFTKQIVTKGAHFLKGRLLQMIGGMDGHAH; this is translated from the coding sequence ATGAAAAAATATATAACAATAATAATAGCAACTTTTTTAACCAGTTGTGGGTTAAAAAATGATCATTCTAATCATGATCATCGAGAAGATATTGTAAAACAAAAAAGTATTCACAAAGAAAGTAAAGATAATAATCATAAAGAAGTAAAAATTAGTTTAAAAAAAGAACAATTAGCATCTGCAGAAATAAAAGTTGGGAAGTTGGAAAAGAAAAAAATAAGGAGAAGAATAGAGGTAACAGGTACAATTGAAGCACCTCCACAAAATAAAGCGACAATATATGCACCAATGGAGGCTTTTGTGTATCAAACAGATTTATTACCTGGAGATGAAGTTAAAAAGGGGCAAACTGTGGCTATTTTACAACATCCTAATTTTATTAAGTTACAGTATTCTTATTTAGAGGCAGTAAACAATAGAAATGTAGCGAAAGCAGATTATGAAAGAAAGAAACTTTTACTAGAGAAAGATATTACTTCAAAAAAATCGTACTTAGCTTCAGAAGGAACTTATAAATCATTACAAAACTTAGTTGATAGTTATGCTTCACAACTTAAAATGGCTAGTATTATGCCTAGAACTGTTATAGAAAGAGGTATTCAGGAGTACATACATATAAAATCGCCAATAGAAGGGTATGTAGTTGAGAACAATTTAAATAAGGGTAAATTTTTGGCAGCCAATTCTGAAATGATGGAAATTATAGATAATGATCATATTCATGCTGAATTAAATGTTTTTGGAACTGACATTGCTAAAATTAAAAAAGGAGATGATTTTGTATTTAAACCATCTGGGTTAGATATAGAGTATGATGGATATATTAAGTTGATAAGTCAGAAAGTGAATGAGAGTACAAAAACAGTAAATGTACATGGACATTTTGAAGATCCTGAACATAAATTAAAATCTGGAATGTTTATTAATGCTGAAATTTTTTTAGAAGGAAAAGAAGTATATGCAGTGCCAGAAGAAGCTATAATATCTAATGATGGTACTAATTTTGTTTTTGTAACTAATAAAGAACTAGAGTTTGAACCAATGGAAGTTGTTTTAGGAAAAGCGGATAATGGATTTGTAGAAATAGTATCAATTAAGGATAGTAATTTTACAAAGCAAATAGTGACTAAAGGAGCACATTTTTTAAAAGGAAGGTTGCTACAAATGATAGGAGGAATGGACGGCCACGCACATTAA